A window of Phaseolus vulgaris cultivar G19833 chromosome 4, P. vulgaris v2.0, whole genome shotgun sequence genomic DNA:
TTCAATTTACTTCTTAACCCCTGACTATACTCAAAATGATAGTGATATTCTAACCTTTTTTTTCTTGGTTTCAGTTGGGTATCTAATGGAATTGTTGGCTCTCCAGCTTTTGCAGCATACGATCAAGGTATGCTATGTTTGTCAAGATAATGTctgtacttttttttatcaacagaTAATGTCTGTACTTGAGCAATAAACAATTCGTCCTTTTGGAATTATTACATGTATAGTTTGTTCTATCTGCTGCAGGTTATGATGTATTTCTGGGGAATTTTCGTGGTTTGGTTTCACGGGAACATGTCAACAAGAACATATCATCACGTCAGTAAGTTCACAAAGTAAAtctatttgaatatttttggaaatttcaGAGAGAATGAAATGGAAagggaaaaaagaaaagaaaagtgaatAGATGGATTCAAAAAAAGGTTCTCAACCCCCTCCCACAAATTTATTCATCTGAAGAGAAACATGTGTTTGCtattctttaaaatttaactcCCAAATAAGGGGAAGTATTTCCTTCCAATTCTTCCCCCTATCTTCATCTTTTTGAATAATCTGTGTTTTATGTTTTGGTTTCTGATGTAATCTTGCTAAGAAAGAATTGATGGTAATGCAGATACTGGCGGTATTCCATCAATGAGCATGGGACTGAGGATATTCCTGCTATGATAGAGAAAATCCATGAAGTAAAAACTGCTGAACTGAGGCTTACCAAACCTGATATAGAGGAGGAAACTGATGACGATCAGCTTTACAAGCTTTGTGCCATTTGCCATAGCTTGGGAGGAGCTGCTGTGATTATGTATGTTATTACTAGAAGGATAGAAGGGAAACCCCATAGACTTTCAAGATTGGTTTTGTTATCACCAGCTGGGTTTCACGATGACTCTAACATGGTTTTTTCTGTGGCTGAACTTCTACTAGTTCTAATGGCTCCTGTTTTGTCTCTTCTTGTTCCTGCCTTCTATATACCAACCAGATTTTTTCGGATGCTTGTCAACAAGTTAGCGCGGGATCTGCATAACCTACCTGCAGTTGGAGGTTTGGTTCAAACCTTAATGAGCTATGTTGTTGGTGGAGACAGCTCAAACTGGGTTGGAGTTTTAGGATTACCACACTATAACATGAATGACATGCCAGGAGTATCTTTCCGTGTTGCTCTCCATCTTTCACAGATGAAGCGTTCAGGAAAGTTCATAATGTTTGATTATGGCAGTGCATCTGCCAACATGGAAGTGTATGGTTCACCTATGCCTTTGGAGTTGGGTGAACACTATGGACTCATAGACATTCCTGTTAATCTtgttgctggacagaaggacaaAGTGATAAGGCCTTCAATGGTGAAGAGACACTATAAATTGATGAAGGGTTCTGGGGTAGATGTTTCATATAATGAGTTTGAATATGCACATCTAGATTTCACCTTCTCCCACCGTGAAGAACTCTTGTCGTTTGTTATGTCATGCTTGCTGCTAGTGGATCCTAATCCAAAACAGCAAGTGAATCAAAAGGGTGCAAGGTCAAAAAGAAAAGGGCAAGTTGCAACCAGCAGTTAAAAATCTTACACAGTTCATACTTACTGAAGTACTTCTGCCATTTCTTGCAAGAGTCTCTGGCATATGTATGCTTGAATATAGAGTTTCTCTTTACTAGGGTCTTCATTTCCTTCAAATCTTTGTTTCCCGTTTTGGAGGAAAAATAGACCTTCAAATATGTTTGTGTTGTACTTGTACATTGTAAAATATTGTACTCACTATCAAATCCAGAACATTAGAGTCTAGAGTGTAGTTTTTGTCTTTCACAATTTGACATTCTGAGTAGATTTCCACAGGCTCACTCATTTGCATTTCCACTTCATAAAGATGatactatgttttttttttttgcagaagttgtaattttatttgatattttatgatatggacaattttttttttaattttgaaattagaCACATGTAAAACTATGTAAAAATTGAAGTATTATACGTgtaaatttat
This region includes:
- the LOC137838049 gene encoding uncharacterized protein isoform X2, which encodes MENGVSSFNQFVHDLSMDSDNSSLEYSSEEEDSDIYSDGLEYPPSPASQSSRTSEAGITKFSRHRKDWIQFILICILFPLKLLLWIPLHLFWLVYYGVSKAISFARNKRPSHLHAHKRVLSLKEHIIHRATDRRRGVVEDLHLGIELSIEAVFDVFHKAAHLLLSPSEAFGALFRLFSAHESAIKEDHDGVEDVSVYKETLGENDPIPTERNVKYQPLNTDARTCQDVITDLGYPYEAIRVITSDGYILLLERIPRRDSRKAVYLQHGVLDSSMGWVSNGIVGSPAFAAYDQGYDVFLGNFRGLVSREHVNKNISSRQYWRYSINEHGTEDIPAMIEKIHEVKTAELRLTKPDIEEETDDDQLYKLCAICHSLGGAAVIMYVITRRIEGKPHRLSRLVLLSPAGFHDDSNMVFSVAELLLVLMAPVLSLLVPAFYIPTRFFRMLVNKLARDLHNLPAVGGLVQTLMSYVVGGDSSNWVGVLGLPHYNMNDMPGVSFRVALHLSQMKRSGKFIMFDYGSASANMEVYGSPMPLELGEHYGLIDIPVNLVAGQKDKVIRPSMVKRHYKLMKGSGVDVSYNEFEYAHLDFTFSHREELLSFVMSCLLLVDPNPKQQVNQKGARSKRKGQVATSS
- the LOC137838049 gene encoding uncharacterized protein isoform X1; the protein is MMQRLVDHVLAVTKESVKAFTYESLNNIVRLINGVSALLLAFLPGKANILEGIHGWELRPTFRGPRFPRWMENGVSSFNQFVHDLSMDSDNSSLEYSSEEEDSDIYSDGLEYPPSPASQSSRTSEAGITKFSRHRKDWIQFILICILFPLKLLLWIPLHLFWLVYYGVSKAISFARNKRPSHLHAHKRVLSLKEHIIHRATDRRRGVVEDLHLGIELSIEAVFDVFHKAAHLLLSPSEAFGALFRLFSAHESAIKEDHDGVEDVSVYKETLGENDPIPTERNVKYQPLNTDARTCQDVITDLGYPYEAIRVITSDGYILLLERIPRRDSRKAVYLQHGVLDSSMGWVSNGIVGSPAFAAYDQGYDVFLGNFRGLVSREHVNKNISSRQYWRYSINEHGTEDIPAMIEKIHEVKTAELRLTKPDIEEETDDDQLYKLCAICHSLGGAAVIMYVITRRIEGKPHRLSRLVLLSPAGFHDDSNMVFSVAELLLVLMAPVLSLLVPAFYIPTRFFRMLVNKLARDLHNLPAVGGLVQTLMSYVVGGDSSNWVGVLGLPHYNMNDMPGVSFRVALHLSQMKRSGKFIMFDYGSASANMEVYGSPMPLELGEHYGLIDIPVNLVAGQKDKVIRPSMVKRHYKLMKGSGVDVSYNEFEYAHLDFTFSHREELLSFVMSCLLLVDPNPKQQVNQKGARSKRKGQVATSS